One region of Ardenticatena maritima genomic DNA includes:
- a CDS encoding MarR family winged helix-turn-helix transcriptional regulator — protein sequence MSANNFLPHDEPSAEELAAHLINIVPPIMHAVSIEMRREATVGFQMAHYRLLRLIAQAPRTVSELAASQSVSVPTMSRSVSVLVERGLVRRVEDPHDRRRTLLEITDEGEALFERLRRQLQQRLAEQLETLTPQERRLALAGLEVLEKALLLSTENKSPTTATKEA from the coding sequence ATGTCAGCAAACAACTTTTTGCCACACGATGAACCGTCGGCTGAAGAACTCGCCGCCCACCTCATCAACATCGTGCCGCCCATTATGCATGCCGTCAGCATCGAAATGCGGCGCGAAGCCACGGTGGGCTTCCAAATGGCGCACTACCGCCTGTTGCGGCTCATTGCACAAGCGCCGCGCACCGTGAGCGAACTGGCAGCCAGCCAATCCGTCTCGGTGCCCACCATGTCGCGCTCCGTCTCCGTGTTGGTGGAGCGTGGTCTGGTGCGTCGTGTCGAAGACCCGCACGACCGCCGCCGCACGCTGCTCGAAATCACTGACGAAGGCGAAGCGCTTTTTGAGCGACTGCGTCGGCAGTTGCAACAACGCCTGGCGGAACAATTGGAAACACTCACGCCCCAAGAACGTCGGCTCGCCCTTGCGGGGCTTGAAGTGCTGGAAAAAGCCTTGCTCCTCTCCACAGAAAACAAATCTCCAACTACTGCAACAAAGGAAGCGTGA